One Salvia splendens isolate huo1 chromosome 12, SspV2, whole genome shotgun sequence genomic window carries:
- the LOC121758138 gene encoding proteoglycan 4-like isoform X6, translated as MTDEKKPAEPPAPIDPKPPAPVDQTPPAPIDPTPTAPVDQTPSAPVDSTPPAPVDQTPPAPVDPTPPAPVDQTPPAPIDSTPPAPVDPTPTSPVDPTPPAPVDQTPPAPVDLTPPSPVDLTPPAPVDQTPPAPVDLTPPAPVDQTPPAPVDSTPPAPVDSTPPAPVDQTPPAPVDQTPSAPIDQTPPPPVDQTPPAPVDQTPPAPVDQTPPAPVDQTPPAPVDSTPPSPVDPTPPAPSPVDPTPSAPVDQTPSAPVDQTPPAPVDKTPPAPVDQIPPAPVDSTPPAPVDSTPPSPVYPTPSAPVDQTPLAPVDQTPSAPVDQTPPDPVDQTPPAPVDKTPPAPVDPTLPPEEKVTGQEMRDALYNLPWSSIFAPYPHIEYQGGTNFIYCESSSTDSSSSEDDDIAPVVDLANHPELPLCETGPLSPVLSPTERADAENLVYARLCETGLLSPVHSPLEGAVAENLSDHLCEIGSSSPVLSPTEEAIAENLPDHKCEATPSSPVLSPLEGAVAKNLFDHISETAPSSPVLSPPEGAVAENVSDHISVTRSSSPILSPPEGAVAEILSDHISETRSSSSIVSPPEGAIAENLPDHKCEIAPSSPVLSPPEGAVAENLDHISETGSSSPVLLPPEGAVAENLSDHISETGSSSPIVSPPEGAIAENLPDHKCETAPSSPVLSPPEGAVAKTLFDHKQLPATGEEKDYRSRFLLSPLLSPWIWEFPVPSSLEGDREDVDTYDPTVFYRIDDKEDVDIYDPNVFYRLGAGLVNVDNICFMNSVLQCLVHTVPFFEAIIYQNNPLLCVCPNGKFCIKCSLEEIFRSLTSGRKYFVPKTLVRNLSHISPTLKVGRQEDAHEFLLKLWNKLMECDKYRDDKDNEHKIFVKRLFGGRLVNKFMCLCGKISSKTEDVWDLQLPIENSDTLIGALQAYIVTIVPDFRCENCGNEGIVQKIDLDRLQPIVTFHLKRFDRLNKKIKKHVSFPPQLDLIPFTPRKVTFPFTSVDKMHLYYELYAIIVHEGETPVAGHYYSFIRLNANEWYKYDDSRITAADEEEVFKQMAYILFYRPADSTSFTDAVLALQSSDGFISFKRAEGDKNKSSTGIIKNMLA; from the exons ATGACGGATGAAAAGAAACCCGCTGAACCACCAGCTCCGATCGATCCAAAACCGCCTGCTCCGGTCGATCAAACGCCTCCTGCTCCGATTGATCCAACCCCTACTGCTCCAGTCGATCAAACCCCTTCTGCCCCGGTCGATTCAACACCGCCTGCTCCGGTCGATCAAACGCCTCCTGCTCCAGTCGATCCAACCCCTCCTGCTCCAGTCGATCAAACCCCTCCTGCCCCGATCGATTCTACACCGCCTGCTCCTGTTGATCCAACCCCGACTTCTCCAGTCGATCCAACCCCTCCTGCTCCGGTCGATCAAACCCCTCCTGCTCCGGTTGATCTAACCCCTCCTTCTCCGGTTGATCTAACCCCTCCTGCTCCGGTCGATCAAACACCGCCTGCTCCGGTTGATCTAACCCCTCCTGCTCCGGTCGATCAAACACCGCCTGCTCCGGTCGATTCAACACCGCCTGCTCCGGTCGATTCAACCCCTCCTGCTCCGGTCGATCAAACCCCTCCTGCTCCGGTCGATCAAACCCCTTCTGCTCCGATTGATCAAACTCCTCCTCCTCCGGTCGATCAAACGCCTCCTGCTCCGGTCGATCAAACGCCTCCTGCTCCGGTCGATCAAACGCCTCCTGCTCCGGTCGATCAAACACCGCCAGCTCCGGTCGATTCAACCCCGCCTTCTCCGGTCGATCCAACCCCTCCTGCTCCTTCTCCGGTCGATCCAACTCCTTCTGCTCCGGTCGATCAAACCCCTTCTGCTCCGGTCGATCAAACCCCTCCTGCTCCGGTCGATAAAACCCCTCCTGCTCCGGTCGATCAAATCCCTCCTGCTCCGGTCGATTCAACACCGCCAGCTCCGGTCGATTCAACCCCGCCTTCTCCAGTCTATCCAACCCCTTCTGCTCCGGTCGATCAAACCCCTCTTGCTCCGGTCGATCAAACCCCTTCTGCTCCGGTCGATCAAACCCCTCCTGATCCGGTCGATCAAACCCCTCCTGCTCCGGTCGATAAAACCCCGCCTGCTCCGGTCGATCCAACCCTGCCTCCTGAGGAGAAGGTGACTGGACAGGAAATGCGCGACGCTCTCTACAACTTACCGTGGAGTTCGATTTTCGCTCCCTATCCTCATATTGAATATCAAGGAGGAACGAATTTCATATATTGTGAGAGTTCTTCCACTGATAGCAGTAGTAGTGAAGACGATGACATAGCTCCAGTTGTTGACTTGGCGAACCATCCTGAACTCCCA TTATGTGAGACCGGGCCTTTATCTCCGGTTCTATCACCTACGGAAAGGGCCGATGCAGAAAATCTTGTTTACGCA CGGTTATGCGAGACAGGGCTTTTATCTCCGGTTCATTCACCTCTGGAAGGGGCCGTAGCCGAAAATCTATCCGATCAT TTATGTGAGATCGGGTCTTCATCTCCGGTTCTTTCACCTACAGAAGAGGCCATTGCAGAAAATCTACCCGATCAT AAATGTGAGGCCACGCCTTCATCTCCTGTTCTTTCACCTCTGGAAGGGGCCGTAGCAAAAAATCTATTCGATCAT ATATCTGAGACCGCGCCTTCATCTCCGGTTCTTTCACCCCCGGAAGGGGCCGTAGCAGAAAATGTATCCGATCAT ATATCTGTGACCAGGTCTTCATCTCCGATTCTTTCACCTCCGGAAGGGGCCGTGGCAGAAATTCTATCCGATCAT ATATCTGAGACCAGGTCTTCCTCGTCTATTGTTTCACCTCCAGAAGGGGCCATAGCAGAAAATCTACCCGATCAT AAATGTGAGATCGCGCCTTCATCTCCGGTTCTTTCACCTCCAGAAGGGGCCGTAGCAGAAAATCTAGATCAT ATATCTGAGACCGGATCTTCTTCTCCTGTTCTTTTACCTCCGGAAGGGGCCGTAGCAGAAAATCTATCCGATCAT ATATCTGAGACCGGGTCTTCATCTCCGATTGTTTCACCTCCGGAAGGGGCCATAGCAGAAAATCTACCAGATCAT AAATGTGAGACCGCACCTTCGTCTCCGGTTCTTTCACCTCCAGAAGGGGCCGTAGCAAAAACTCTATTCGATCAT AAGCAGTTACCTGCTACTGGGGAAGAGAAGGATTATAGAAGCCGTTTCCTTTTATCTCCGCTTTTATCACCTTGG ATATGGGAGTTTCCAGTTCCTTCATCTCTGGAAGGGGACAGAGAAGATGTTGATACATATGATCCAACTGTGTTCTATCGTATA GATGATAAGGAAGATGTTGATATATATGATCCAAATGTGTTCTATCGTCTA GGAGCCGGGCTGGTGAATGTAGACAATATATGCTTCATGAATTCGGTTTTGCAATGCTTGGTGCATACTGTGCCATTTTTTGAGGCCATTATTTACCAAAATAACCCATTGCTGTGCGTTT GTCCCAATGGAAAGTTCTGTATAAAGTGCAGTCTTGAAGAGATATTTCGATCACTTACTTCAGGAAGGAAATATTTTGTGCCTAAGACACTAGTTCGGAATTTAAGCC ACATTTCACCTACCTTGAAAGTGGGTAGACAGGAGGATGCTCATGAATTCCTTTTGAAGTTATGGAATAAACTAATGGAGTGTGACAAGTATCGCGACGATAAGGATAATGAACATAAAATCTTTGTCAAACGACTGTTTGGTGGCCGTCTTGTCAACAAG TTCATGTGTTTATGTGGCAAGATTTCTAGTAAGACAGAGGATGTATGGGACCTGCAATTACCTATCGAGAATTCGGACACTCTCATCGGTGCTCTGCAAGCTTATATAGTAACAATAGTACCTGACTTTCGCTGTGAAAATTGTGGGAATGAAGGTATCGTACAGAAAATTGACCTGGATCGGCTTCAACCTATTGTCACATTTCACCTGAAGAGGTTTGACAGactgaacaagaaaataaaaaagcatGTGTCATTTCCACCTCAGTTGGACTTGATCCCTTTCACTCCTAGAAAAGTGACTTTTCCCTTCACTAGTGTAGACAAA ATGCATTTATACTACGAGCTCTATGCTATTATAGTGCATGAAGGGGAAACACCAGTCGCAGGTCATTACTACAGCTTTATTCGCTTGAACGCCAATGAGTGGTACAAATACGATGATTCACGA ATTACAGCTGCAGATGAAGAAGAAGTTTTCAAGCAGATGGCCTATATTCTTTTCTATCGTCCGGCCGACTCGACCAGCTTTACAGATGCCGTTCTAGCTCTGCAATCATCGGAtggatttatttcttttaaGCGTGCAGAGggtgataaaaataaaagttcgaCAGGGATCATAAAAAATATGCTTGCTTAG
- the LOC121758138 gene encoding mucin-5AC-like isoform X8 yields the protein MTDEKKPAEPPAPIDPKPPAPVDQTPPAPIDPTPTAPVDQTPSAPVDSTPPAPVDQTPPAPVDPTPPAPVDQTPPAPIDSTPPAPVDPTPTSPVDPTPPAPVDQTPPAPVDLTPPSPVDLTPPAPVDQTPPAPVDLTPPAPVDQTPPAPVDSTPPAPVDSTPPAPVDQTPPAPVDQTPSAPIDQTPPPPVDQTPPAPVDQTPPAPVDQTPPAPVDQTPPAPVDSTPPSPVDPTPPAPSPVDPTPSAPVDQTPSAPVDQTPPAPVDKTPPAPVDQIPPAPVDSTPPAPVDSTPPSPVYPTPSAPVDQTPLAPVDQTPSAPVDQTPPDPVDQTPPAPVDKTPPAPVDPTLPPEEKVTGQEMRDALYNLPWSSIFAPYPHIEYQGGTNFIYCESSSTDSSSSEDDDIAPVVDLANHPELPLCETGPSSPVLSPTERADAENLVYARLCETWLLSPAHSPPEGAAPLDQTPLAPVDQTPSAPVDQTRPAPVDQTPQAPVDKTPPALVDPTPPPEEKVTAQEMRDALYNLPWSSIFAPYPHIEYQGGTNFIYCESSSTDSSSSEDDDIAQVVDLANNPELPQLCETGPLSPVLSPTERADAENLVYARLCETGLLSPVHSPLEGAVAENLSDHISETGSSSPIVSPPEGAIAENLPDHKCETAPSSPVLSPPEGAVAKTLFDHKQLPATGEEKDYRSRFLLSPLLSPWIWEFPVPSSLEGDREDVDTYDPTVFYRIDDKEDVDIYDPNVFYRLGAGLVNVDNICFMNSVLQCLVHTVPFFEAIIYQNNPLLCVCPNGKFCIKCSLEEIFRSLTSGRKYFVPKTLVRNLSHISPTLKVGRQEDAHEFLLKLWNKLMECDKYRDDKDNEHKIFVKRLFGGRLVNKFMCLCGKISSKTEDVWDLQLPIENSDTLIGALQAYIVTIVPDFRCENCGNEGIVQKIDLDRLQPIVTFHLKRFDRLNKKIKKHVSFPPQLDLIPFTPRKVTFPFTSVDKMHLYYELYAIIVHEGETPVAGHYYSFIRLNANEWYKYDDSRITAADEEEVFKQMAYILFYRPADSTSFTDAVLALQSSDGFISFKRAEGDKNKSSTGIIKNMLA from the exons ATGACGGATGAAAAGAAACCCGCTGAACCACCAGCTCCGATCGATCCAAAACCGCCTGCTCCGGTCGATCAAACGCCTCCTGCTCCGATTGATCCAACCCCTACTGCTCCAGTCGATCAAACCCCTTCTGCCCCGGTCGATTCAACACCGCCTGCTCCGGTCGATCAAACGCCTCCTGCTCCAGTCGATCCAACCCCTCCTGCTCCAGTCGATCAAACCCCTCCTGCCCCGATCGATTCTACACCGCCTGCTCCTGTTGATCCAACCCCGACTTCTCCAGTCGATCCAACCCCTCCTGCTCCGGTCGATCAAACCCCTCCTGCTCCGGTTGATCTAACCCCTCCTTCTCCGGTTGATCTAACCCCTCCTGCTCCGGTCGATCAAACACCGCCTGCTCCGGTTGATCTAACCCCTCCTGCTCCGGTCGATCAAACACCGCCTGCTCCGGTCGATTCAACACCGCCTGCTCCGGTCGATTCAACCCCTCCTGCTCCGGTCGATCAAACCCCTCCTGCTCCGGTCGATCAAACCCCTTCTGCTCCGATTGATCAAACTCCTCCTCCTCCGGTCGATCAAACGCCTCCTGCTCCGGTCGATCAAACGCCTCCTGCTCCGGTCGATCAAACGCCTCCTGCTCCGGTCGATCAAACACCGCCAGCTCCGGTCGATTCAACCCCGCCTTCTCCGGTCGATCCAACCCCTCCTGCTCCTTCTCCGGTCGATCCAACTCCTTCTGCTCCGGTCGATCAAACCCCTTCTGCTCCGGTCGATCAAACCCCTCCTGCTCCGGTCGATAAAACCCCTCCTGCTCCGGTCGATCAAATCCCTCCTGCTCCGGTCGATTCAACACCGCCAGCTCCGGTCGATTCAACCCCGCCTTCTCCAGTCTATCCAACCCCTTCTGCTCCGGTCGATCAAACCCCTCTTGCTCCGGTCGATCAAACCCCTTCTGCTCCGGTCGATCAAACCCCTCCTGATCCGGTCGATCAAACCCCTCCTGCTCCGGTCGATAAAACCCCGCCTGCTCCGGTCGATCCAACCCTGCCTCCTGAGGAGAAGGTGACTGGACAGGAAATGCGCGACGCTCTCTACAACTTACCGTGGAGTTCGATTTTCGCTCCCTATCCTCATATTGAATATCAAGGAGGAACGAATTTCATATATTGTGAGAGTTCTTCCACTGATAGCAGTAGTAGTGAAGACGATGACATAGCTCCAGTTGTTGACTTGGCGAACCATCCTGAACTCCCA TTATGTGAGACCGGGCCTTCATCTCCGGTTCTATCACCTACAGAAAGGGCAGATGCAGAAAATCTTGTTTACGCA CGGTTATGTGAGACATGGCTTTTATCTCCGGCTCATTCACCTCCGGAAGGGGCTGCTCCACTCGATCAAACCCCTCTTGCTCCGGTCGATCAAACCCCTTCTGCTCCGGTCGATCAAACCCGTCCTGCTCCGGTCGATCAAACCCCTCAAGCTCCGGTCGATAAAACCCCGCCTGCTCTGGTCGATCCAACCCCGCCTCCCGAGGAGAAGGTGACTGCACAGGAAATGCGCGACGCGCTCTACAACTTACCGTGGAGTTCGATTTTCGCTCCCTATCCTCATATTGAATATCAAGGAGGAACGAATTTCATATATTGTGAGAGTTCTTCCACTGATAGCAGTAGTAGTGAAGACGATGACATAGCTCAAGTTGTTGACTTGGCGAACAATCCTGAACTCCCA CAGTTATGTGAGACCGGGCCTTTATCTCCGGTTCTATCACCTACGGAAAGGGCCGATGCAGAAAATCTTGTTTACGCA CGGTTATGCGAGACAGGGCTTTTATCTCCGGTTCATTCACCTCTGGAAGGGGCCGTAGCCGAAAATCTATCCGATCAT ATATCTGAGACCGGGTCTTCATCTCCGATTGTTTCACCTCCGGAAGGGGCCATAGCAGAAAATCTACCAGATCAT AAATGTGAGACCGCACCTTCGTCTCCGGTTCTTTCACCTCCAGAAGGGGCCGTAGCAAAAACTCTATTCGATCAT AAGCAGTTACCTGCTACTGGGGAAGAGAAGGATTATAGAAGCCGTTTCCTTTTATCTCCGCTTTTATCACCTTGG ATATGGGAGTTTCCAGTTCCTTCATCTCTGGAAGGGGACAGAGAAGATGTTGATACATATGATCCAACTGTGTTCTATCGTATA GATGATAAGGAAGATGTTGATATATATGATCCAAATGTGTTCTATCGTCTA GGAGCCGGGCTGGTGAATGTAGACAATATATGCTTCATGAATTCGGTTTTGCAATGCTTGGTGCATACTGTGCCATTTTTTGAGGCCATTATTTACCAAAATAACCCATTGCTGTGCGTTT GTCCCAATGGAAAGTTCTGTATAAAGTGCAGTCTTGAAGAGATATTTCGATCACTTACTTCAGGAAGGAAATATTTTGTGCCTAAGACACTAGTTCGGAATTTAAGCC ACATTTCACCTACCTTGAAAGTGGGTAGACAGGAGGATGCTCATGAATTCCTTTTGAAGTTATGGAATAAACTAATGGAGTGTGACAAGTATCGCGACGATAAGGATAATGAACATAAAATCTTTGTCAAACGACTGTTTGGTGGCCGTCTTGTCAACAAG TTCATGTGTTTATGTGGCAAGATTTCTAGTAAGACAGAGGATGTATGGGACCTGCAATTACCTATCGAGAATTCGGACACTCTCATCGGTGCTCTGCAAGCTTATATAGTAACAATAGTACCTGACTTTCGCTGTGAAAATTGTGGGAATGAAGGTATCGTACAGAAAATTGACCTGGATCGGCTTCAACCTATTGTCACATTTCACCTGAAGAGGTTTGACAGactgaacaagaaaataaaaaagcatGTGTCATTTCCACCTCAGTTGGACTTGATCCCTTTCACTCCTAGAAAAGTGACTTTTCCCTTCACTAGTGTAGACAAA ATGCATTTATACTACGAGCTCTATGCTATTATAGTGCATGAAGGGGAAACACCAGTCGCAGGTCATTACTACAGCTTTATTCGCTTGAACGCCAATGAGTGGTACAAATACGATGATTCACGA ATTACAGCTGCAGATGAAGAAGAAGTTTTCAAGCAGATGGCCTATATTCTTTTCTATCGTCCGGCCGACTCGACCAGCTTTACAGATGCCGTTCTAGCTCTGCAATCATCGGAtggatttatttcttttaaGCGTGCAGAGggtgataaaaataaaagttcgaCAGGGATCATAAAAAATATGCTTGCTTAG
- the LOC121758138 gene encoding extensin-2-like isoform X5 — protein sequence MTDEKKPAEPPAPIDPKPPAPVDQTPPAPIDPTPTAPVDQTPSAPVDSTPPAPVDQTPPAPVDPTPPAPVDQTPPAPIDSTPPAPVDPTPTSPVDPTPPAPVDQTPPAPVDLTPPSPVDLTPPAPVDQTPPAPVDLTPPAPVDQTPPAPVDSTPPAPVDSTPPAPVDQTPPAPVDQTPSAPIDQTPPPPVDQTPPAPVDQTPPAPVDQTPPAPVDQTPPAPVDSTPPSPVDPTPPAPSPVDPTPSAPVDQTPSAPVDQTPPAPVDKTPPAPVDQIPPAPVDSTPPAPVDSTPPSPVYPTPSAPVDQTPLAPVDQTPSAPVDQTPPDPVDQTPPAPVDKTPPAPVDPTLPPEEKVTGQEMRDALYNLPWSSIFAPYPHIEYQGGTNFIYCESSSTDSSSSEDDDIAPVVDLANHPELPLCETGPSSPVLSPTERADAENLVYARLCETWLLSPAHSPPEGAAPLDQTPLAPVDQTPSAPVDQTRPAPVDQTPQAPVDKTPPALVDPTPPPEEKVTAQEMRDALYNLPWSSIFAPYPHIEYQGGTNFIYCESSSTDSSSSEDDDIAQVVDLANNPELPQLCETGPLSPVLSPTERADAENLVYARLCETGLLSPVHSPLEGAVAENLSDHLCEIGSSSPVLSPTEEAIAENLPDHKCEIAPSSPVLSPPEGAVAENLDHISETGSSSPVLLPPEGAVAENLSDHISETGSSSPIVSPPEGAIAENLPDHKCETAPSSPVLSPPEGAVAKTLFDHKQLPATGEEKDYRSRFLLSPLLSPWIWEFPVPSSLEGDREDVDTYDPTVFYRIDDKEDVDIYDPNVFYRLGAGLVNVDNICFMNSVLQCLVHTVPFFEAIIYQNNPLLCVCPNGKFCIKCSLEEIFRSLTSGRKYFVPKTLVRNLSHISPTLKVGRQEDAHEFLLKLWNKLMECDKYRDDKDNEHKIFVKRLFGGRLVNKFMCLCGKISSKTEDVWDLQLPIENSDTLIGALQAYIVTIVPDFRCENCGNEGIVQKIDLDRLQPIVTFHLKRFDRLNKKIKKHVSFPPQLDLIPFTPRKVTFPFTSVDKMHLYYELYAIIVHEGETPVAGHYYSFIRLNANEWYKYDDSRITAADEEEVFKQMAYILFYRPADSTSFTDAVLALQSSDGFISFKRAEGDKNKSSTGIIKNMLA from the exons ATGACGGATGAAAAGAAACCCGCTGAACCACCAGCTCCGATCGATCCAAAACCGCCTGCTCCGGTCGATCAAACGCCTCCTGCTCCGATTGATCCAACCCCTACTGCTCCAGTCGATCAAACCCCTTCTGCCCCGGTCGATTCAACACCGCCTGCTCCGGTCGATCAAACGCCTCCTGCTCCAGTCGATCCAACCCCTCCTGCTCCAGTCGATCAAACCCCTCCTGCCCCGATCGATTCTACACCGCCTGCTCCTGTTGATCCAACCCCGACTTCTCCAGTCGATCCAACCCCTCCTGCTCCGGTCGATCAAACCCCTCCTGCTCCGGTTGATCTAACCCCTCCTTCTCCGGTTGATCTAACCCCTCCTGCTCCGGTCGATCAAACACCGCCTGCTCCGGTTGATCTAACCCCTCCTGCTCCGGTCGATCAAACACCGCCTGCTCCGGTCGATTCAACACCGCCTGCTCCGGTCGATTCAACCCCTCCTGCTCCGGTCGATCAAACCCCTCCTGCTCCGGTCGATCAAACCCCTTCTGCTCCGATTGATCAAACTCCTCCTCCTCCGGTCGATCAAACGCCTCCTGCTCCGGTCGATCAAACGCCTCCTGCTCCGGTCGATCAAACGCCTCCTGCTCCGGTCGATCAAACACCGCCAGCTCCGGTCGATTCAACCCCGCCTTCTCCGGTCGATCCAACCCCTCCTGCTCCTTCTCCGGTCGATCCAACTCCTTCTGCTCCGGTCGATCAAACCCCTTCTGCTCCGGTCGATCAAACCCCTCCTGCTCCGGTCGATAAAACCCCTCCTGCTCCGGTCGATCAAATCCCTCCTGCTCCGGTCGATTCAACACCGCCAGCTCCGGTCGATTCAACCCCGCCTTCTCCAGTCTATCCAACCCCTTCTGCTCCGGTCGATCAAACCCCTCTTGCTCCGGTCGATCAAACCCCTTCTGCTCCGGTCGATCAAACCCCTCCTGATCCGGTCGATCAAACCCCTCCTGCTCCGGTCGATAAAACCCCGCCTGCTCCGGTCGATCCAACCCTGCCTCCTGAGGAGAAGGTGACTGGACAGGAAATGCGCGACGCTCTCTACAACTTACCGTGGAGTTCGATTTTCGCTCCCTATCCTCATATTGAATATCAAGGAGGAACGAATTTCATATATTGTGAGAGTTCTTCCACTGATAGCAGTAGTAGTGAAGACGATGACATAGCTCCAGTTGTTGACTTGGCGAACCATCCTGAACTCCCA TTATGTGAGACCGGGCCTTCATCTCCGGTTCTATCACCTACAGAAAGGGCAGATGCAGAAAATCTTGTTTACGCA CGGTTATGTGAGACATGGCTTTTATCTCCGGCTCATTCACCTCCGGAAGGGGCTGCTCCACTCGATCAAACCCCTCTTGCTCCGGTCGATCAAACCCCTTCTGCTCCGGTCGATCAAACCCGTCCTGCTCCGGTCGATCAAACCCCTCAAGCTCCGGTCGATAAAACCCCGCCTGCTCTGGTCGATCCAACCCCGCCTCCCGAGGAGAAGGTGACTGCACAGGAAATGCGCGACGCGCTCTACAACTTACCGTGGAGTTCGATTTTCGCTCCCTATCCTCATATTGAATATCAAGGAGGAACGAATTTCATATATTGTGAGAGTTCTTCCACTGATAGCAGTAGTAGTGAAGACGATGACATAGCTCAAGTTGTTGACTTGGCGAACAATCCTGAACTCCCA CAGTTATGTGAGACCGGGCCTTTATCTCCGGTTCTATCACCTACGGAAAGGGCCGATGCAGAAAATCTTGTTTACGCA CGGTTATGCGAGACAGGGCTTTTATCTCCGGTTCATTCACCTCTGGAAGGGGCCGTAGCCGAAAATCTATCCGATCAT TTATGTGAGATCGGGTCTTCATCTCCGGTTCTTTCACCTACAGAAGAGGCCATTGCAGAAAATCTACCCGATCAT AAATGTGAGATCGCGCCTTCATCTCCGGTTCTTTCACCTCCAGAAGGGGCCGTAGCAGAAAATCTAGATCAT ATATCTGAGACCGGATCTTCTTCTCCTGTTCTTTTACCTCCGGAAGGGGCCGTAGCAGAAAATCTATCCGATCAT ATATCTGAGACCGGGTCTTCATCTCCGATTGTTTCACCTCCGGAAGGGGCCATAGCAGAAAATCTACCAGATCAT AAATGTGAGACCGCACCTTCGTCTCCGGTTCTTTCACCTCCAGAAGGGGCCGTAGCAAAAACTCTATTCGATCAT AAGCAGTTACCTGCTACTGGGGAAGAGAAGGATTATAGAAGCCGTTTCCTTTTATCTCCGCTTTTATCACCTTGG ATATGGGAGTTTCCAGTTCCTTCATCTCTGGAAGGGGACAGAGAAGATGTTGATACATATGATCCAACTGTGTTCTATCGTATA GATGATAAGGAAGATGTTGATATATATGATCCAAATGTGTTCTATCGTCTA GGAGCCGGGCTGGTGAATGTAGACAATATATGCTTCATGAATTCGGTTTTGCAATGCTTGGTGCATACTGTGCCATTTTTTGAGGCCATTATTTACCAAAATAACCCATTGCTGTGCGTTT GTCCCAATGGAAAGTTCTGTATAAAGTGCAGTCTTGAAGAGATATTTCGATCACTTACTTCAGGAAGGAAATATTTTGTGCCTAAGACACTAGTTCGGAATTTAAGCC ACATTTCACCTACCTTGAAAGTGGGTAGACAGGAGGATGCTCATGAATTCCTTTTGAAGTTATGGAATAAACTAATGGAGTGTGACAAGTATCGCGACGATAAGGATAATGAACATAAAATCTTTGTCAAACGACTGTTTGGTGGCCGTCTTGTCAACAAG TTCATGTGTTTATGTGGCAAGATTTCTAGTAAGACAGAGGATGTATGGGACCTGCAATTACCTATCGAGAATTCGGACACTCTCATCGGTGCTCTGCAAGCTTATATAGTAACAATAGTACCTGACTTTCGCTGTGAAAATTGTGGGAATGAAGGTATCGTACAGAAAATTGACCTGGATCGGCTTCAACCTATTGTCACATTTCACCTGAAGAGGTTTGACAGactgaacaagaaaataaaaaagcatGTGTCATTTCCACCTCAGTTGGACTTGATCCCTTTCACTCCTAGAAAAGTGACTTTTCCCTTCACTAGTGTAGACAAA ATGCATTTATACTACGAGCTCTATGCTATTATAGTGCATGAAGGGGAAACACCAGTCGCAGGTCATTACTACAGCTTTATTCGCTTGAACGCCAATGAGTGGTACAAATACGATGATTCACGA ATTACAGCTGCAGATGAAGAAGAAGTTTTCAAGCAGATGGCCTATATTCTTTTCTATCGTCCGGCCGACTCGACCAGCTTTACAGATGCCGTTCTAGCTCTGCAATCATCGGAtggatttatttcttttaaGCGTGCAGAGggtgataaaaataaaagttcgaCAGGGATCATAAAAAATATGCTTGCTTAG